The Drosophila simulans strain w501 chromosome 3R, Prin_Dsim_3.1, whole genome shotgun sequence genome contains the following window.
TTGCAAGTGGAACTGGGACGCCGGGCGGATGTTGCGGCTGCCTTTTTCGCCAAATCTAATTGCAAATTTCATGTAGCCTCGGCTCATGGCCCACGTCCCCGCCTCTCGCACCCGTCGatgcgccacgcccactcgacAACTATATAAACATTGTGGCCACTGGCAActggcgtttttttttcttgtccGCGTTTCCCGTATGGCTGCAGTAAATcatgaaatttatttagcaaCATGCGCGCGTCCAGAAGCGCCGCAAAAAGCCGgctaaataaattgcacaaatgCTGTCCGCACTTCGAGTGGCAGTGGAGGCCATGGCAACTTCCTTTTGACCAGCTCCCGGCTCCTGGCCTTCCCGGGGCGGAGTGTCATTAATTTTGATGTGTTTTTAATTCGGTTTTGTTGGGAAAACTCATTGACAAAGGCTCGAAAGAGCACACGCCTCAGAGAACGAGCGAGCGAAAGAGTGCAGCATGGAAATGCTGTTTgggatttaattaaaactaatgaaaacttttgtgcCCACCCACTTGTTCACCCTGTGCAGCCCAGTAGTCAATCTTGCAATTTCTGGCCAACGACAAATGACAGGAGGCAGGCAGGTTTTTAAGGTCCTGCAGCAGGACGTCTGCCAACTGGCACAAGCCAAGCCCAGCACTTGGCCGACATTTCACCAAATCCAAACCGAAAGAGGGGCTTTTCGGGTGCGGCACGGACTTCGGATTCGACCTCCGGGCGCATTGACAGAAGAAAGTTGAAAACACTTTGGCCACAATTGTGCAAACCGAACAAAATGAGCTGCAACCACGCACTTGAGGCCAACTCGGAAATGAGCAATGAAAGTGCGTGGCCATGCAATTAGACAACTCCTCCAGGAAGTGGACAAGATGCAACTTTTATGCAGGGAAGCACTCCAGAGAGGTGCACGAGTTTAGGTTGGAGGACTTTGGCGCTTGAATATGATTAAATCGCTTTAATTACaacacaataaattaaaatacgaGGGTAATTGAAAATGTGAATGCCGATAACATCTACATAATTATTGTGCATTTTGTGATGaatttaaaatggcaaataaataattgaaaccacttgtttatttgcgctgaataaagaaaaaacaaatattgtttGCGCTGTGAAATTCAATGGGCttattcataaaatataaataaaatgggatCGAAAACAGCATATTGATCTTATAAACTGGGTTTCAGACttgcaattttattaattgacCCTAGCTGAAATAAATCCAAGAGACCATTAATAACCAAAATGTAggttatattttaattaatggcttataaaaatataattgttttgtatcactgaatattttatattatgaCCGCACTGTATGCATTTGTAGAATTATTACCGTTCATTAGACTGTGGCAACTGATATATTTTTGCCTAAAATATCCATTCAAGATCCTTTTGAATAGCCAGCATATGAATTTGTAAGCCTTTATCGGCAATTCCAATGTCGATAGAAAATAAATGGCtttcaaacaaataatttgggGAATGGTTACCATGCGCCCTAATTTTTCTTCCTGCCGTGGCAAAATTTAACAGGGGTAGGTACCCTTAGATAGGAGCAGGGCCTCTTGCGCACAAATGGTGGTTTGATCCTGGAGGACGGCGTTTCGCGAAGGGACATCGGCCCAATGGAGCTTCCTTCGATGCATCGTGTGGTCGTGGGCAATGGAGAAGTCTCCACCAGTCCACCATTACCACGGTATAAAATGTTGATAAATGGAGCGTGAGAAGTTCTTTGATTTTCGGCATGCGTCTCCTTTATTTCGTGGGATTTTAGTTTTGTAATCGCATAAACTGAACAATTGGATGCACTGCCAGTTGGCTTAATGTTCACCATGTAGGAATAAGAGGATCCCTTCTTCAGGACATTACTGCCCTCGTGTTGGAGCTGCAGTTTCACGAGAAGATCGCCAATCTGGCTGAAAATCTTATCAGTCTCTGAGATAACTTTCACACATTTTCCTCCCTTGGCAGTTAATGGTAGAGGTTTCCTTTCGCTAACTGCTGATTTGGTGGAAACCTCAGGATATCTAATCTTTTGGTTCTTTTTAGGttcaatttcgaaggtgtCTTGTCGGCGAAGGCCTGAAAGTGGAATCAAGCTTGTGCAATTTGACTGCGGAGTTGGTTCTGCTGATCCAATTTTCACAGGAACATTTTTCATCTGCTCTAGCGTGCAGCAAATCTGTTTCATACCTGCCATAGTTCGAAGCAATAGTTTGCTGTCTTCTATTGTCATGTCGGACAGGAGATTAGAGGTAATGGTAATGGATGTATCCTTCTCCCACTCCAATCCAGCAATACTAAGAGTCTCCAGATCCTCCTTGAAGCGGCGCTCACTCTCTGCTTCATTCAATTTAACCAATGCCTGAGAGCTTAGGTTAATAGGCATATCTAATTCTGGTGGTGGTTCTATATCCTCCAGGAGGGGAAAACATTGCTGCTCTATATCTGCCTGAACCCTTTTCATCCGTTCCTTTTCTATGGAACTAAGTATTGCTTCCAAATCTGAACGATCTGCAGAATTCGCACAGTCTACCAAGATAAAAGGCGCAGCCTGATCATCTATCTCTTGGGATTTGGCTTCCACGTTCAGTGGAATAGCCTCCGTGTTGACAACTCTCGATGGTTTAGGTGGTTCTACTTTTGGTGTCCGATCTATACGACCCTTCCTCTTCATGACGgctgaaaaaaataattattagataacaaaatattcctttttttaataattattaaacattttccaccaTCACATTTTCATATAGACAACCTAATTTTTTATCGTGCACTTTTATATGTATCATTCAATCGCATCTCAAATTAGCAGCGCCAATCGCATTGTGCTGCACTTGATTGTGGCCAAGTCGGCAAAGCCGTGATTAGGCCAACAAGAAACACTCACCTGGTCGCCAGGAACTCGACGCAGCCACTCCCACGGTTGTTGTTTCGCTGTTGGCTCGGCTGCAAACAGAAATTTAAATCCCTCAAAAGTACTCGGCGAAgaaaaacgaaattgaaaaggATAAAAGTTTTGCGTGCCCCAGAATCAACAGGGACGAACCTTCAGCCCCTgatccagctcctgctcctgaaTTTCGCTCCTGCCCTGGCTCCTGGGCACTTGTAGCTGcctctggccaaaaagtggTGGATAGTGGGAGGGGCGTCGGCGGACAGGAACACAATCCGTAAACCAAAACTTTATTTTGTGCTGataaaaacttaaatgttgctgccgctgccacgcAATCGTAAATGTTTGATATCCCCAAAGGTTAACAATTTCCGTTGCCGCTTGGATCTGCTCTGCTTGGGCCCAAGttagttttctttattttgtttgccaagaATTTTGCGGTTGGCCAACTAAACCGCATACACACAGCTGGTGTGGGAGTGTCTTTGGGCTGTCTGTTCGACTGCTGGGaatgttttttctttgtgtcTAGAATGGGACCCGGAATACGAATAGGGCCCCTGCTACTTGGGGAAAGGCATACTCTGTTCAATTTAGATCATCGGTGTGGAGCTGAAGGAATGGACAATCCCGTATTCGGGGAGCTGGTGTTCTCAAATTTTGATATTCCAAATGGATCTTCGAAAGTCACTGCGCCTGACAACTCCGGCAATGCTTTGGGGGCTCAGAATATTTacagaatataataataaattgtaatttaaaaataagacAACCAACGTTTTGCTCCCCATCTAATACTTTCCCAGTCATTTACAGTTTAACAGAACACAAagaaatatatgaaatttCTTTCTCAAATTGTATAAAGAATTTCTAATTTTAATAATCAACTCTGAATTCAAAACTTTGATTTCCCTAAAAATTGTAGGAGTAAATGCTTCTTTAAAACAAAGCAAGTTAAATGGCAAGGATGCTATTACAATTCTCAGAATTTCAATTCGAATGCGATGCAGTATCATaccaacaatttaatttttaactgAGCAACTGGAGGGCAGAGCGCCAGAAATGTCCTTTCTCTTAAGCTTACGATATTCGCAGCGCCGCTCACAGGACTAAAaagctctctttctctctgcCGCCCAGAACATTTAGTTCCGAGGACTCGGCTCGAAGGGCACACGACGATTCATAAACAAATCGAGCTGCTCCTGGCCGTGGCGATTCAGTTGAATTCGTTACGAGCTGGCGAAAGGACGTGCTTGGCGGTCGTCGTCGTGGAGGAAAGCAATCATATCGAGTGGCATTCGGTGTCTGAGGTCGAAGTTCGTGTGTCAGAGTTTGGCCAAGACTAAGGCGCGAAAACACATTTGCGGCGAGTGCGATTTTGTCGAGCTGTATACTCAGTGTTTTCCATCGAGCTTTCTTAGCTTGCTAAAACGTGTGCGGGCAATTAAAGTTTCGAGCGTCACACTGACTGATGGTCGCGCAAATGGCCATTGCAAATTGCATGTTTTCGTGGCGAGGAGTGCATGTCGCAGCATGACACCGAGCGCCCAATAGCAAATGCATGTGAGCCAGCCGAGGAGGGCTTAAAgtgttttttggccagcccTTGTTCGCCAAAGTGGAATTATCGGCCAGCAAGACAAACGGCACGCAAGGCCGGGCTAATGAAAACCCCATCAAAGGCAAGTGCAAATTTGTGCTAGGGGTTGGGCAGGAAATCTAATTAAAGACGAAATGGCAAATGCGGAgcataaaataattgcaaacgTAGATGAAACCTGGTGGCAGCATGTGAGTCCCAGGAAATGGGTTTCGCttgacaaaaaacaaaaccccaaCCACACAACCGAAAGGAATTCGCATACATATCAAATTTATGAAAGGCaacctcacacacacatttccacatgtggctgtgtgtgtgtgagtgagtgtccTGGCCAGagctgaaatttatttatttgttttccttaCTTACGGGGCAGAAGGGACAGGAAAAAGTAAAACTACACCGGCAGCTGGGTTGGGAAAAACtctaataaaaacaaatgttgaACAATAGATGTGTGGCACTTTAAATTACTGAAATATGTTCACTAGTCTTGCAACTTTCGGTAACATGGTACAAATGATTgcctataaaatattatttaacatcAGTTCAATCATTTTTTGATTATCCAATGATTAGTTTTTGTGGCAaagttcataaataaacacTTGCCAAGTTTAGTTCGTGGGCGCTGGAAAGAGATATCTTGTAGATTTTATTCATCTTATTCAAACTACAAGGATAcaataaaaatagtaaaaagcTACTAGAAACCACTTGGTTAGGGCGCGAGGAAATTTAATTCCCTGGCAAATTTAAGTGACGGCTATTAGGGAACATCCTGGCGAGCCCTAAACAGGATTCGATTCCCGTCCCCTCGTGAACTGAGCCCCCTGGGTGGTCGCACATTGCGTGTGCCGTAGTTGGGCGCAAACAATGCATATTCTAATATGCTAAATGGTTGCCATTGTGGGcgaaccacccaaccacccaccgtACTACAACCCACGAGCCACAACCCACTGGCAAAATTATTGCCGGGGCGCGCAAACAAAGCACTACGGTTAGGAAAACAATGGCTCAGTGCCGCCCAGTTGAGTGTGGCTCAGTGGAGCTAGGAGTCgtcataatttcaattaaaattcaattgaaattatatgcaaaaacaaacaatggtGTAAATTGTGGGGCTGCTGCCGGAGCACCCAtaaaagtcaattaaattatgcattCGGCTATATTTATCAATCTGTGTGCCCAGTCCACCCACTACCCATTATTTTATGTACTTTAACCTTTTCTcggtattattttttttcctgaTACCCTTGCGATTGTGGTATTGATTCGCCGGAGAAAGGTAATCGACATTTCAATAATTCCATAAATAGTTAAGTAACTACCCTCACCCTAAAGTGACCCcgttttcttctattttttcatttaccGAGCTTTTTTagtgattttttttctatttagtTCACGCCACTTGAACgaacttaaatatttcttcaCACTTTGCCTTGTCGCCATCGCCTTTTACCGAAAGTTTTCCAATTATATGTCGCCTTTTTTTCGCCAAACAGTTT
Protein-coding sequences here:
- the LOC27206434 gene encoding uncharacterized protein LOC27206434; the protein is MKRKGRIDRTPKVEPPKPSRVVNTEAIPLNVEAKSQEIDDQAAPFILVDCANSADRSDLEAILSSIEKERMKRVQADIEQQCFPLLEDIEPPPELDMPINLSSQALVKLNEAESERRFKEDLETLSIAGLEWEKDTSITITSNLLSDMTIEDSKLLLRTMAGMKQICCTLEQMKNVPVKIGSAEPTPQSNCTSLIPLSGLRRQDTFEIEPKKNQKIRYPEVSTKSAVSERKPLPLTAKGGKCVKVISETDKIFSQIGDLLVKLQLQHEGSNVLKKGSSYSYMVNIKPTGSASNCSVYAITKLKSHEIKETHAENQRTSHAPFINILYRGNGGLVETSPLPTTTRCIEGSSIGPMSLRETPSSRIKPPFVRKRPCSYLRVPTPVKFCHGRKKN